The Polyangium aurulentum genomic interval TAGCAACCGCGCAACGATTGCACGCCTGGGCCGGAAACGGAAGGGGCTGTGTCCCTGGCAGAACGCATTCGGCCGGCCGGATGAATCCGGTCGGCCGTGTCATTTTCGCATTGCGGCGAACGCCTCGCCGCGTTTTCCCTGGAGGGTGCTGGGCTAGCTCGCCTGCTCGGCCGGCTCCCCCGTGGGCGGGCGGACCTTCCAGATGAGCGGAAGGAATGCGCCGAACGGGATGAAGGCGACCTGAATCACGTGCGCGAGCAAGGCGATCGAAATGGCCTTGGCGAGCGACGTTCCGAGCGCGTCGGCGCCGAGCGCGAACGTCCCTTCACTCACGCCCACCTGCCCCGGGACGAGCACGCCCACCGCGAGGCCGACCATGTTCATGCCCTGCGCCACGAGCGCGCGCGGGAACGTGAGGGGCACGCCGACCGCGTACGCGAGGATCGCGTACTGCACGATCTGGAGCGCGCGCCCGACGAGCTGCGCCGCGATGGGCAAGCCCGGCAGGAGGTGGTTCGAGCGCACGGTCGCCTGGAACGCGGCCGTCGCGTCGCCCGATCGGCGCGACATGCGAGCGAGCAGCGCGCAGACGCGCCGCGCGCGCATCCCGTAGCGCATGAGCGTCCCGATCACGAGAAGCGCCACCGAGTGAATGATGAGCGCGATCGTGATCGTCGCCCTCGGCCCCGCGATCTGCCACGACGCGACAGCGCACGGGATCGAGATGATCCCTGCCGCGATCAGCGTCACCGCCTGCGCCGTCGCCGCCGACGCCGTCGCCGCGGGCGAGCCTGCCCACGGAGCGATCATCGCCGCCTTCACCGCCTCGCCCGCCGCGCGCCCCGCGGGCGCGATGCCCGACACGGCCGT includes:
- a CDS encoding lysylphosphatidylglycerol synthase transmembrane domain-containing protein, which codes for MDQGSEGILSTMAEGHGGPALAYTRQERTSSAPPASSKGKPSSRFGAAARQRWMKWLRPIFAVVGILALVLLVRDAGITVLRDILTAAAPWLPLVVAIEFARVGTDALATYWSLGDRARHLPAAVLMRAQLVATAVSGIAPAGRAAGEAVKAAMIAPWAGSPAATASAATAQAVTLIAAGIISIPCAVASWQIAGPRATITIALIIHSVALLVIGTLMRYGMRARRVCALLARMSRRSGDATAAFQATVRSNHLLPGLPIAAQLVGRALQIVQYAILAYAVGVPLTFPRALVAQGMNMVGLAVGVLVPGQVGVSEGTFALGADALGTSLAKAISIALLAHVIQVAFIPFGAFLPLIWKVRPPTGEPAEQAS